In Bradysia coprophila strain Holo2 unplaced genomic scaffold, BU_Bcop_v1 contig_358, whole genome shotgun sequence, one DNA window encodes the following:
- the LOC119081321 gene encoding paired box pox-neuro protein codes for MPHTGQAGVNQLGGVFVNGRPLPDCVRRRIVELALMGVRPCDISRQLLVSHGCVSKILTRFYETGSIRPGSIGGSKTKQVATPTVVKKILRFKQENPGMFAWEIRDQLLSQRICDPNTIPSVSSVNRILRNGGLWTDDMNNDQIIRDVSSSSSSSSFIPSKTMSQHSIYQTHSGDHHMPLNVNHYRYPSSATSPVDIKPQSTFTHPRTTPVNILQNQSIPTLQSNLDSPTPLVKPTPLSSPDIPSNYPQIPKHWLWNSNFFYPTSRSIHDGFLPYSSNFSGIFNASRATSLDLLTKTIDLSQHSSEANSDDSLDNNDNGKRSPSTHPSSKDGHKKKNPYSIEELLKKPEKRIKLDSGATAFHPSILIHDTATVGHCEEIHVDGKYEKSNIPIEVCE; via the exons ATGCCTCACACAG GCCAGGCAGGTGTTAACCAATTGGGAGGTGTTTTCGTTAATGGGCGACCGCTTCCGGATTGTGTTCGAAGAAGAATTGTTGAATTAGCACTGATGGGCGTCAGACCTTGCGACATTTCCCGACAATTACTGGTGTCACACG gTTGTGTTTCGAAAATATTGACACGATTTTACGAGACCGGGTCGATTCGTCCTGGATCCATTGGTGGAAGTAAAACAAAG CAAGTGGCAACACCGACTGTGGTGAAGAAAATCTTACGTTTCAAACAGGAAAATCCGGGTATGTTTGCATGGGAGATTCGAGATCAACTACTTTCACAGAGAATTTGCGATCCAAATACAATACCATCAGTTAGTTCCGTCAACCGAATCCTCCGTAATGGTGGTTTATGGACTGATGATATGAATAATG atcaaataatcagagatGTGTCAtcctcatcatcatcatccagCTTCATTCCATCAAAGACAATGTCTCAACATTCCATATACCAAACACATAGCGGTGACCATCATATGCCTCTCAACGTAAATCATTACCGATATCCGTCATCAGCAACATCACCAGTAGATATCAAACCACAGTCAACATTTACTCATCCAAGAACCACACCAGTCAATATACTccaaaatcaatcaattccaACATTACAAAGTAACTTAGATTCACCTACGCCGCTTGTTAAACCAACACCATTATCCTCACCAGATATTCCATCAAATTATCCCCAAATCCCGAAACATTGGCTATGgaattcgaatttcttttatcCCACATCACGTTCAATACACGACGGCTTTCTTCCATATTCATctaatttttctggaatattTAATGCGTCCCGCGCGACATCATTGGATCTACTAACGAAGACGATCGATCTATCGCAGCACAGTTCTGAGGCCAACAGTGACGATTCATTGGACAACAACGATAATGGGAAAAGATCGCCATCCACTCATCCATCATCGAAGGACGGCCACAAAAAGAAGAATCCATATTCCATTGAGGAATTGTTGAAAAAGCCAGAAAAAAGGATCAAATTGGACAGTGGTGCAACAGCATTTCATCCATCGATTTTAATTCATGATACTGCAACAGTAGGTCATTGCGAAGAAATACATGTGGATGGAAAGTATGAAAAGAGTAACATTCCAATTGAGGTGTGTGAGtaa
- the LOC119081598 gene encoding uncharacterized protein LOC119081598 produces the protein MEKESSSSSESQSNINHFPSNRSRKSVLKGSPAFVWNNESTRTDAPYYDKRYHIPYDLPPNEVNFVGGLGRPKGNARSKLHPNRPTTVQKLYGMRSRNKIAVTFTQPLKDSHCLTQKTDKLIDKRSPKLVKSVVRQVTAADFIITPSSSIVSDSSENIKLMKTKPPQSEQTEDNTIDGVPFYYPKDGIKSLLSDFITRTVDTDETRLPHVESNELDFRVWATNMRDKLRKERAGSSIVSDSKDSNRSSNKTVITGSRYSKKNLLKVGHKNIVKHISGYMFGPFAKTPTPDKLTKEGDKFGIPKTMTDRAKRCHKKQKIQHNVLRRVRLSHIGFVQPPSKDESSDDNESVQEVKKLALVRTPYFIIPTIRISQVKRKDRFRNKFLRGDRLKRINLLMGDRSKSRSKQSPSNVVETDEDIADRKRMMFAKFFQLIGKKDGKGKDAIKTDKTETDGIDKTNYLKLIRENYLKNRDKYEIEDEEPKPVTFDEFKEQGPQEMPTTPTKKQKNGKDKDSVTERPITMKNRFEVIKPKELFKRKKNEKISKYDEIVGPFYVDPNLMDKFRSPKKYKQPHKYYTNLIKGKFWTRDRLQVNAPEFGKEKVGQTKKEYYHRLATELDEFYIHELRHRPPNRKFCVKTDIMTLQQIARRNFNLYYIQENLIELKAKQIAENKLMDEAEEFAELCKTLFTKWKSEAFNDFNEKLTQQKQFEAENKWLHQQHHDLGEELRKMSKDVFLIEENWNELMMLQNYYYILQDSEWRQSNDWIHVDSNGMVLSPLQAVNYCKTKNIRPRTDCCGFSIKTHFDNETSGKLERMRSISPAPDLLKKNLEILKQKAFDRVIQHNRTFWMYKQINIMCNKLMNQLSELRVLEEEKIKMIRERKEFMERRALFLKEKTQNYIDKSIPGAAKSLNERTILSICSQLYNQLIPKEMTSETVLDNITAIDKFKFIHQFALDLFQQLDTVPVDILRSAEQVAKENRKRIAEQTRLAVIKQKRFDLLKKQLRNQFTAVAPFKRVTITTERKSLNEMKA, from the exons ATGGAAAAAGAAAGCTCATCATCATCAGAAAGCCAATCgaatataaatcattttccaaGTAACCGTAGCCGTAAATCAGTACTGAAG GGTTCTCCGGCATTTGTTTGGAACAATGAAAGTACACGGACGGACGCTCCTTACTATGACAAAAGATATCACATTCCATACGATCTACCACCGAATGAAGTGAACTTTGTAGGCGGTCTAGGACGACCGAAGGGTAATGCTCGATCAAAG CTGCATCCGAATCGTCCAACAACGGttcaaaaattgtatggaaTGCGAAGTCGGAATAAGATAGCTGTCACCTTTACGCAGCCACTGAAAGACTCACATTGTCTGACACAGAAAACCGACAAGTTAATTGACAAACGGTCACCGAAGCTTGTTAAATCCGTTGTAAGACAAGTAACAGCGGCAGATTTTATCATCACTCCTTCGTCATCAATTGTATCTGATAGTAGCGAAAACATCAAACTGATGAAAACCAAACCTCCTCAAAGTGAACAAACCGAAGATAATACCATTGATGGAGTGCCATTCTACTATCCAAAAGATGGAATAAAAAGCCTTCTATCTGATTTTATTACGCGAACTGTGGATACGGATGAAACTAGATTACCACACGTTGAATCAAATGAACTGGACTTCCGTGTGTGGGCAACTAACATGAGagataaattgagaaaagAACGGGCTGGATCGTCCATCGTCTCCGATTCTAAAGATTCTAATCGAAGCAGTAATAAAACGGTCATTACAGGATCCAGATATTCGAAGAAAAATCTGCTGAAAGTGGGCCATAAAAACATTGTCAAACATATAAGCGGTTATATGTTCGGTCCCTTCGCTAAAACACCAACACCCGATAAACTCACAAAAGAAGGTGATAAATTCGGTATACCCAAAACTATGACTGATCGTGCAAAGCGTTGTcataagaaacaaaaaattcaacacaATGTGCTGCGTCGCGTCAGATTATCCCATATAGGTTTCGTACAACCTCCATCTAAAGATGAGTCATCCGATGACAATGAAAGTGTccaagaagtaaaaaaattagCTTTGGTCAGAACTCCATATTTTATCATACCAACGATACGAATAAGTCAAGTCAAAAGGAAAGATcgatttcgaaataaatttttacgaGGCGATCGATTGAAGAGAATCAATTTATTGATGGGAGATCGAAGCAAAAGTCGATCTAAACAGAGTCCTTCGAATGTTGTCGAAACGGATGAGGATATAGCTGACAGGAAACGAATGATGTTTGCGAAATTCTTTCAGTTAATCGGTAAAAAAGATGGAAAGGGAAAGGATGCTATTAAGACCGACAAGACCGAAACTGATGGTATTGACAAAACGAactatttgaaattaattcgaGAGAATTACCTGAAAAATCGCGACAAATACGAAATCGAGGATGAGGAACCGAAACCTGTAACATTCGATGAGTTTAAAGAACAAGGACCACAAGAAATGCCCACCACCCCAactaaaaagcaaaaaaatggcAAAGATAAGGACTCCGTAACGGAGAGACCGATTAcgatgaaaaatcgatttgaggTGATTAAACCAAAGGAACTGTTCAAGCGGaagaaaaacgagaaaatcTCAAAGTATGACGAAATCGTGGGACCTTTCTATGTTGATCCGAATTTGATGGATAAATTTCGTTCGCCGAAGAAAT ACAAGCAGCCCCACAAATACTACACAAATTTgattaaaggaaaattttggacCAGAGATCGGTTGCAGGTGAATGCACCAGAATTTGGTAAAGAAAAAGTTGGGCAAACCAAAAAGGAATATTATCATCGTTTAGCTACCGAGTTAGATGAGTTTTATATTCACGAATTAAGACACAGACCTCCGAATCGGAAATTTTGCGTCAAGAC TGATATCATGACTCTACAACAAATTGCACGTCGTAACTTCAATCTCTACTACATTCAAGAAAACTTAATCGAACTTAAAGCTAAGCAAATagctgaaaataaattaatggaCGAGGCTGAAGAATTTGCTGag CTTTGCAAAACCTTATTCACCAAGTGGAAATCTGAAGCATTCAATGACTTTAATGAAAAACTGACCCAACAAAAGCAATTTGAAGCGGAAAATAAATGGTTGCATCAACAGCATCATGACCTAGGCGAAGAACTGAGGAAAATGAGTAAAGATGTATTTTTGATTGAGGAAAATTGGAACGAGCTGATGATGCTACAG AATTACTATTACATTTTGCAAGATTCAGAGTGGCGTCAATCAAATGACTGGATTCATGTTGATTCGAATGGTATGGTCCTATCACCACTTCAGGCTGTTAATTATTgcaaaactaaaaatattcgACCTCGAACTGACTGTTGTGGATTCTCAATAAAAACTCACTTTGACAACGAAACGAGTGGAAAATTGGAAAGGATGAGATCCATTTCACCAGCGCCTGATCTACTAAAAAAG AATTTAGAGATCTTAAAGCAGAAAGCATTCGATCGTGTCATTCAGCACAATCGTACCTTTTGGATGTATAAACAAATTAATATCATGTGCAATAAGCTGATGAATCAG TTGAGCGAATTAAGAGTTCTTGAGGAAGAAAAGATTAAAATGATCAgagaaagaaaagaatttatGGAACGTCGTGCACTGTTTTTAAAGGAGAAAACACAGAATTATATTGATAAATCGATACCCGGTGCAGCTAAGAG TCTGAACGAACGAACAATTCTATCCATATGCTCGCAACTTTACAACCAACTCATACCGAAAGAAATGACTTCCGAAACAGTGCTGGATAATATAACAGCAAtcgataaattcaaatttattcatcAATTTGCATTGGACCTCTTCCAACAATTGGACACAGTACCTGTTGATATACTGAGAAGTGCCGAACAAGTTGccaaagaaaatcgaaaacgtATAGCCGAACAGACACGACTTGCAGTGATTAAACAGAAACGATtcgatttattgaaaaaacaatTACGCAATCAATTTACGGCAGTAGCGCCGTTTAAACGTGTTACCATTACAACAGAAAGGAAAagtttgaatgaaatgaagGCTTAG